The Raphanus sativus cultivar WK10039 chromosome 2, ASM80110v3, whole genome shotgun sequence genome includes a region encoding these proteins:
- the LOC108829572 gene encoding probable LRR receptor-like serine/threonine-protein kinase At1g74360 has product MKIVTRLIMADHDCESLSLVSFLLLVLITAISVAGGSLDSDREVLIDLKVYLESHNPTNGGIYTAWKIEEHDVCQWPGITCTPQRSRVTGIHLSESLIAGGLFGNFSALTQLTYLDLSRNTIGGPIPDDLSRCQKLKHLNLSHNIIEGELNLTGLSNLEVLDLSTNRIAGSIHSSFPLFCNSLVVANLSTNKLMGRIDKIFSGCRYLKYVDFSTSRFSGEIGAGLGKLVELSVSENFLSGNISGSMFRGNCTLRVLDLSENGFVGEFPGKISECQDLSVLNLWGNNFTGSIPAEIGFISSLRGLYLGNNKFSRDIPETLLKLSNLVFLDLSRNGFGGDIQKILGSFTQVKYLVLHGNSYVGGIYSSKIFKLHNLFRLDLSFNNFSGKLPAEISQIKSLKFLILAYNNFSGGIPHEYGNMLGLQVLDLSFNRLTGSIPASFGKLTSLLWLMLDSNSLSGEIPKEIGNCTSLLWFNVANNLLSGGFHPQLSNMGSNPFPTFEVNRQSNDIIIAATGECLELMRWLPVKSPPFLFIFAILTKKNCRSLWRHILEGEGLFPGCAAGLMAHTLEIPAYLQLSGNKISGEIPASISQMKRLSMLHLGFNEFEGSLPPEIGKLPLSFLNLTHNNFSGQLPQQVGNLKCLRNLDLSWNNFSGTFPKSLNDLNELSTFNISYNPLISGVIPVTGQLSTFEKTSFLGNPLLQFPTSFNRSGNNTSSEEADNGRKGKEDKDEDAIDMSVFYWSTSSTYVAALIGIVALMYFDCPWNRAWFRLVNAFIASAKSMWS; this is encoded by the coding sequence CCATATCTGTGGCGGGAGGTTCTCTGGACAGTGATAGAGAAGTCTTAATAGACCTAAAAGTGTACCTCGAATCTCATAACCCAACCAACGGTGGAATTTACACGGCGTGGAAAATCGAGGAGCACGATGTGTGTCAATGGCCAGGCATCACATGTACGCCTCAGAGAAGTAGAGTCACAGGGATCCATCTAAGCGAGTCCCTCATCGCAGGTGGTCTATTTGGTAATTTCTCCGCTTTAACGCAGCTCACATATCTCGATTTATCTAGGAACACTATTGGAGGTCCGATACCAGATGACCTGAGCCGTTGTCAAAAGCTAAAGCATCTGAATCTTTCTCATAATATCATTGAAGGGGAGCTTAACTTAACTGGGTTATCAAATCTTGAGGTTCTTGATCTATCAACGAATAGGATTGCAGGCAGTATTCACTCTAGCTTCCCGTTGTTCTGCAACAGCTTGGTTGTTGCAAATCTGTCGACAAACAAATTAATGGGTAGAATCGACAAGATCTTTAGTGGATGCCGGTATCTGAAGTACGTCGACTTCAGTACCAGTAGATTCAGTGGAGAGATAGGGGCTGGTTTGGGAAAGCTGGTGGAGTTGTCAGTTTCTGAGAATTTTCTCTCCGGGAATATCTCAGGATCAATGTTCAGGGGGAACTGCACTTTGCGAGTGTTGGATTTGTCTGAGAATGGTTTCGTAGGGGAATTTCCAGGAAAAATTTCAGAGTGTCAGGATCTGAGTGTATTGAATCTGTGGGGAAACAACTTCACCGGGAGCATACCAGCCGAGATAGGCTTCATATCCTCTCTCAGAGGTTTGTACTTGGGGAACAATAAATTTTCTCGAGACATACCGGAAACTCTCCTGAAGTTGAGCAACTTGGTGTTTCTTGATTTGAGTAGAAACGGTTTTGGGGGagatatacaaaaaatattaggGAGTTTCACTCAAGTAAAGTATCTAGTTCTGCATGGAAACTCATACGTTGGAGGCATCTATTCTTCCAAGATTTTCAAGTTGCATAATCTTTTCAGGCTAGATCTTAGCTTCAACAACTTTTCGGGCAAGTTACCTGCTGAAATTTCCCAGATCAAGAGTTTAAAGTTCTTGATTCTTGCTTATAATAACTTCAGCGGTGGTATACCACATGAGTATGGGAACATGTTGGGGCTTCAAGTACTTGATCTCTCCTTTAACAGGCTGACCGGTTCGATACCAGCTTCATTTGGAAAGCTGACATCTCTTCTGTGGTTAATGCTTGACAGTAACTCTCTGTCAGGAGAAATCCCTAAAGAGATTGGAAACTGCACGAGCCTTTTGTGGTTTAACGTGGCAAACAACCTGCTCTCTGGCGGATTTCATCCTCAATTAAGTAATATGGGTAGCAATCCTTTTCCAACCTTTGAAGTGAATAGGCAGAGCAATGATATCATAATTGCTGCAACTGGGGAATGCTTGGAATTGATGAGATGGCTTCCTGTGAAGTCCCCTCCGTTCCTGTTTATATTCGCAATTCTTACAAAAAAGAATTGTAGAAGCCTATGGCGCCATATTCTTGAAGGGGAGGGTCTGTTTCCTGGCTGCGCTGCTGGTCTCATGGCACACACACTTGAAATACCAGCTTATCTTCAGCTCAGTGGAAATAAGATATCAGGTGAGATACCTGCAAGCATCTCTCAGATGAAGAGGTTGAGTATGCTTCATTTGGGTTTCAATGAGTTTGAAGGGAGTCTGCCTCCAGAGATTGGGAAATTGCCGCTATCTTTCCTCAACCTTACGCATAATAATTTCTCAGGCCAGCTTCCGCAACAAGTAGGAAATCTTAAGTGCCTGCGGAATCTTGATCTGTCTTGGAACAATTTCTCAGGAACCTTTCCAAAGAGTTTGAATGACTTGAATGAGCTGAGTACGTTCAACATCTCCTACAACCCTCTCATTTCTGGTGTGATTCCGGTGACGGGACAACTTTCAACTTTTGAGAAAACATCTTTTCTTGGAAATCCGCTGCTGCAGTTTCCTACTTCCTTCAATAGATCAGGGAACAACACTAGTTCAGAGGAAGCAGATAAtggaagaaaaggaaaagaagacAAAGATGAAGATGCTATTGACATGTCTGTCTTCTATTGGAGTACATCTTCAACTTATGTGGCTGCACTGATAGGCATTGTTGCACTTATGTACTTTGATTGTCCTTGGAATCGAGCATGGTTCCGCCTTGTTAATGCTTTCATCGCCTCTGCGAAAAGTATGTGGTCTTAA